A region of the Paraburkholderia flava genome:
CCGGTGCGTCGGCGGATGACGATGCGCGAGCGCATACAGCTTCAGACTCAGCGAATAGCGGTCGCCCCCCGCCGACCGCACGACATACTGCCGCGCGACCAGCCGTTCGAGCATCCGGTACATCTCGCTCGCATTGCGGTTCAGCAGCTTCGTGATTTCCGCGCGCGTCAGTCCATCCTTCTGCTCGGCGAGCAGTTCGAGAATATCCAGACCTTTATCGAGCGCGGGCGCGCGGTAACGGTCGGCATCGTCTTTTTCTTCCGCTTCCATCCTGGGCCGTAGGTCTTGTGCAGTTTTTTTCATGGACATGGCGCGAGAGTGTAGAGCGTCGCACGCCGCAGAGGGTCGATACCCCTGTCGACTGGCGGCCAGGGAAAATACCGACGGTCCTGCCGCGCACTTTGCTTGACTTCAAAAAGTCCGCATATGAATAATACGTTCATTGGTGAATCGTCGCTCACCAATATACAAGAAAGCGCAGGACGATGTGCCGGGGCACTCTTCGCGACCGGTCCAGGCAGTTCAACAACGCAGGTCCCACAACCATCTGGGATGGGATCGCAGTCAAAGCCCAAGGCTGACTACGATCTACAAAGGAGACAAGACATGACGTTCCCCAAAGGGCCGCGCGCGGCCCGTCGCTCGATACTCCGCGCTGCCGTTCCGGCCGCGTTCGCTGCTGCCTGCGTCGCGAGCCTCGCGATGAGCAGCGTCGCGCACGCCGCCGACGTCGGCAAGGTCGGCCTCGGCCTGCCGCTACTCACGTCGCCGTTCTGGGAGTCGTACAACAACTATCTGCCGAAGTACGCGAAGCAGATGGGCATCGACATCCTCGCACCGGTGAACTCGAACAACGATCCGGCGCAGCAGATCACCGACATGAACAACATGGTGAATCTCGGCGCGAAGGGCATCGTCGTCGGACCGATCGATTCGGCCGCGATCAGCCGCGCGCTCGATAGCGCCGCCGCGAAGGGCGTGAAGGTCGTCGCGGTGGACGTTGCGCCGACGCAGGGCAAGGTGGCAATGGTGGTGCGTGCCGACAACCGTGCGTACGGCTCGAACGCGTGCAAGTACATCGGCGAGCATGTGAAGTCGGGCAAGGTCGTGCAGATCATGGGCGACCTCGCATCGGTGAATGGCCGCGACCGCTCGGAAGCGTTCCGCGCATGTCTGAAGAATTACCCGAACCTGTCGCTGCTCGAAATTCCGGCCGCATGGAAAGGCGACGTCGCCGCGACCGCGCTCGACAGCCTGCTCACCGCGAACCCGGACGTGAAGGCGATCTACATGCAGGCGGGCGGCGTGTACCTGTCGCCGACGTTGCAAACGCTGCGTCGCAAGCAGATGCTGTTTCCGGTCGGCAACGCGAAGCACATCGTGATCGTCAGTAACGACGGCATCCCGCAGGAATACGACGCGATCCGCCGTGGCGACATCGACGCGACCATTTCGCAGCCCGCCGATCTGTACGCGAAGTATGGCCTCTATTACATCAAGGCCGCGCTCGAAGGGAAGACGTTCAAGCCGGGTCCGACCGATCACGACAGCACGATTGTTCAACTGTCGCCGGGCGTGCTCGAAGACCAGTTGCCGGCGCCGCTCGTCACCAAGGCGAACGTCGACGACAAGAACCTCTGGGGCAATACCGTCAAATGAACGAGTCAGTCCGCGAACCGGTCGCGGTGGTCGAAGCGCTGGGTGTGACGAAGCGCTTCGGCTCGACGGCCGCGCTGAAGGACGTGAGCATCCGCGTGATGCCCGGCGAGTCGCATGCGCTCGTCGGGCGTAACGGCGCGGGCAAGTCGACGCTGGTGTCGATTCTCACGGGCCTACGCAAGCCCGACGACGGCGAGGTGCGTTTCGCCGGCACGCCGGCGCCCGCGATCGCGGACCGCGACGCATGGCGCGAGCGCGTGGCATGCGTCTATCAGCATTCGACGATCATCCGCGACCTCACGGTCGCGGAGAATCTGTTCATCAACCGCCAGCCGCGCCGGCACGGGATGATCGACTGGCACACGATGCGCCGCGATGCGCGCACGCTGCTCGATCACTGGAAGATCGACGTGCGCGAAGATGCGCGCGCCGGTGACCTGACTGTCGAAGCGCGTCAGCTGGTCGAGATCGCGCGGGCGCTGTCGTACGGCGCGCGCTTCATCATCCTCGACGAACCGACCGCGCAGCTCGATGGCGACGAAATCAAGCGGCTGTTTCGCCGTATCACCGAGCTGCAGCGCGAAGGCGTCACGTTCCTGTTCATTTCGCACCATCTGCAGGAGGTCTACGAGATCTGCCAGGCGGTGACCGTGCTGCGCGACGCGCGGCATATCGTCAGCGCGCCCGTGTCGGCGTTGCCGCGCGAGCAGCTGATCGAAGCGATGACCGGCGAACGCGGCGGCCTCGCGGTTGCCGATGCGGCCGATCGCGATGCGCTGCCCGCCGATACGCCGGTCGCGCTTCAGCTCGACGCACTGTGCGGCTCCGATTACGAAGACGTGTCGTTCACATTGAAGCGCGGCGAAGTCGTCGGGCTCACGGGCGCGACGAGCAGCGGCCGCACCAGCGTCGCCGAAGCGATCGCCGGGTTGCGCAAATCGCAGCGCGGTGCGATCCGCGTCGGCGGCAAGACGCTGCCGCCGGGCGATGTGCCCGCCGCGCTCGCGCACGGCATCGGTTGCGTGCCGAAGGATCGCCATCACGAAGGGCTCGTGCTCACGCAGTCGGTCGCGGAAAACGCCTCGATGACGATTGCGCGGATGCTCGGCCGCTTCGGCATCGCGCCGCCCGCGAAGAAGAACGCGTTCGGCCGCAAGATGATCGACGCGCTCGGCATCGTTGCACCTGGGCCTGACCACGTCGTGTCGGGGTTGTCGGGCGGCAATCAGCAGAAGGTCGTGATGGCTCGTGCACTCGCCACCGATCCCGACGTGCTCGTGCTGATCGACCCAACCGCCGGTGTCGACGTGAAGTCGAAAGAGGCGTTGCTTGCCGTCGTGCATCGCGTGCGCGAAGAGGGCAAGGCGGTGCTCGTCGTATCGGGCGAACTCGACGATCTGCGTACCTGCGATCGCGTGCTCGTGATGTTCCGTGGCCGCGTCGCGGCCGAATTTCCTGCAGGCTGGCAAGACCACGACCTGATTGCATCCGTTGAAGGAGTCAGTCTCCATGAAGAATAGTGTGCCTAGTCCCGCGTTCGCGGCCGGGCAAGGGCAAGCTGCCCAGGCGGCGGGGCGTGCGCGTCCGCGTATCGAATTCGCCCGCTTGCGCGATCTCGCGCTAGTGCCCGCGCTGATCCTGCTGATCGTGATCGGCGCGTTCGTGAATCCGAATTTCCTGACGAAGGCGAATCTGATCAGCGTGCTCGGCGCGTCGGCGGCGCTTGCGCTCGTCGTGCTCGCCGAATCGCTGATCGTGCTGACCGGCAAGTTCGACCTGTCGCTCGAATCGACGGTCGGCATTGCACCGGCGATCGGCGCGATGCTCGTGATGCCGGCGGCGTCCGCCGGCTTCGGGTTGCAATGGCCGGCGGCCGCGGGCCTGCTCGCGATCGTCGTGGTCGGCGCGGTGATCGGTTTCATCAACGGCTTTCTCGTCGTGCGGCTGCGGCTCAACGCGTTCATCGTGACGCTCGCGATGCTGATCGTGCTGCGCGGGATGCTGGTCGGCGCGACGAAGGGCGGCACGCTGTTCGACATGCCGCCGTCGTTCTTCGAACTCGCGACCACGATCGTGTTCGGCCTGCCGTTGTCGGTGTGGCTCGCGGCTGTTGCGTTCGCGATCGCGGCGTTCATGCTGCGCTATCACCGGCTCGGCCGAGCGCTGTACGCGATCGGCGGCAATCCGGAAGCGGCACGCGCAGCGGGGATTCGCGTGGAGCGCATCACGTGGGGCGTGTTCGTACTCGGCAGCATGCTCGCGTCGCTCGGCGGACTGGTCGTGACCGGCTACGTCGGCGCGATCAACGCGAACCAGGGCAACGGGATGATC
Encoded here:
- a CDS encoding sugar ABC transporter substrate-binding protein, yielding MSSVAHAADVGKVGLGLPLLTSPFWESYNNYLPKYAKQMGIDILAPVNSNNDPAQQITDMNNMVNLGAKGIVVGPIDSAAISRALDSAAAKGVKVVAVDVAPTQGKVAMVVRADNRAYGSNACKYIGEHVKSGKVVQIMGDLASVNGRDRSEAFRACLKNYPNLSLLEIPAAWKGDVAATALDSLLTANPDVKAIYMQAGGVYLSPTLQTLRRKQMLFPVGNAKHIVIVSNDGIPQEYDAIRRGDIDATISQPADLYAKYGLYYIKAALEGKTFKPGPTDHDSTIVQLSPGVLEDQLPAPLVTKANVDDKNLWGNTVK
- a CDS encoding sugar ABC transporter ATP-binding protein; this encodes MNESVREPVAVVEALGVTKRFGSTAALKDVSIRVMPGESHALVGRNGAGKSTLVSILTGLRKPDDGEVRFAGTPAPAIADRDAWRERVACVYQHSTIIRDLTVAENLFINRQPRRHGMIDWHTMRRDARTLLDHWKIDVREDARAGDLTVEARQLVEIARALSYGARFIILDEPTAQLDGDEIKRLFRRITELQREGVTFLFISHHLQEVYEICQAVTVLRDARHIVSAPVSALPREQLIEAMTGERGGLAVADAADRDALPADTPVALQLDALCGSDYEDVSFTLKRGEVVGLTGATSSGRTSVAEAIAGLRKSQRGAIRVGGKTLPPGDVPAALAHGIGCVPKDRHHEGLVLTQSVAENASMTIARMLGRFGIAPPAKKNAFGRKMIDALGIVAPGPDHVVSGLSGGNQQKVVMARALATDPDVLVLIDPTAGVDVKSKEALLAVVHRVREEGKAVLVVSGELDDLRTCDRVLVMFRGRVAAEFPAGWQDHDLIASVEGVSLHEE
- a CDS encoding ABC transporter permease, with product MKNSVPSPAFAAGQGQAAQAAGRARPRIEFARLRDLALVPALILLIVIGAFVNPNFLTKANLISVLGASAALALVVLAESLIVLTGKFDLSLESTVGIAPAIGAMLVMPAASAGFGLQWPAAAGLLAIVVVGAVIGFINGFLVVRLRLNAFIVTLAMLIVLRGMLVGATKGGTLFDMPPSFFELATTIVFGLPLSVWLAAVAFAIAAFMLRYHRLGRALYAIGGNPEAARAAGIRVERITWGVFVLGSMLASLGGLVVTGYVGAINANQGNGMIFTVFAAAVIGGISLDGGKGTMLGALTGVLLLGVVQNLLTLAQVPSFWIQAIYGAIILGSLMVARLASGEGQN